The Glycine max cultivar Williams 82 chromosome 12, Glycine_max_v4.0, whole genome shotgun sequence genome window below encodes:
- the LOC100786349 gene encoding probable receptor-like serine/threonine-protein kinase At4g34500 has protein sequence MTESAGPSVSLKLVVLVAILVVSALLILLLIFFLCFRKTRNLAAKHSSGSIPLVSKEITMVKASDPKKMEEAEVKVEIGGAQHHQSSELVSGEDPDIGWGRWYTIWEVELATHGFAEGNVIGEGGYAVVYRGILHDASVVAVKNLLNNKGQAEKEFKVEVEAIGKVRHKNLVRLVGYCAEGARRMLVYEYVDNGNLEQWLHGDVGPVSPLTWDIRMRIAIGTAKGLAYLHEGLEPKVVHRDIKSSNILLDKNWNAKVSDFGLAKLLGSEKSHVTTRVMGTFGYVAPEYASSGMLNERSDVYSFGVLLMEIITGRSPIDYSRPPGEMNLVDWFKAMVASRRSEELVDPLIEIPPPPRSLKRVLLICLRCIDMDVVKRPKMGQIIHMLETDDFPFRSELRSVREKDPVPSHADVSIKVPYPPTKHAETVEKSRWR, from the exons ATGACAGAGTCGGCAGGGCCAAGTGTGAGTTTGAAACTTGTTGTGTTAGTAGCTATTCTAGTCGTCTCCGCGTTGCTGATTCTGCTTCTGATCTTCTTCCTCTGCTTCCGCAAGACGCGGAACCTGGCGGCCAAACACAGCTCAGGGAGCATTCCTCTGGTGTCCAAGGAGATCACCATGGTCAAGGCCTCGGATCCGAAGAAGATGGAGGAGGCGGAGGTCAAGGTTGAAATTGGTGGGGCCCAGCACCACCAAAGCAGCGAACTAGTGTCGGGGGAGGATCCCGATATAGGGTGGGGCCGCTGGTACACCATTTGGGAAGTGGAACTCGCCACGCACGGGTTTGCGGAAGGAAATGTTATTGGAGAAGGAGGCTACGCCGTTGTGTACAGAGGTATTCTGCACGATGCTTCGGTCGTGGCTGTCAAGAATCTTCTCAACAACAA GGGTCAAGCTGAGAAGGAGTTTAAAGTGGAGGTTGAAGCTATTGGAAAAGTAAGGCATAAAAATTTGGTTCGTTTGGTAGGATATTGTGCAGAAGGTGCTCGAAG GATGCTTGTTTATGAGTATGTTGACAACGGAAACTTGGAACAATGGCTGCATGGTGATGTAGGACCAGTTAGCCCCTTGACATGGGATATTCGAATGAGAATTGCTATTGGGACTGCAAAAGG TTTAGCCTATTTGCATGAAGGTTTAGAGCCCAAAGTTGTGCACCGGGATATAAAATCCAGTAACATTCTTTTAGATAAAAACTGGAATGCCAAAGTATCAGATTTTGGACTAGCCAAGCTCTTAGGATCTGAGAAATCCCATGTGACTACGCGTGTAATGGGAACATTTGG ATATGTTGCACCTGAGTATGCAAGCTCGGGTATGCTTAATGAGCGCAGTGATGTGTATAGCTTTGGAGTTCTTCTCATGGAGATAATCACAGGAAGAAGCCCCATTGATTATTCAAGACCACCCGGAGAG ATGAATTTGGTAGATTGGTTTAAGGCAATGGTAGCAAGTCGTCGTAGTGAGGAGCTAGTTGATCCTTTAATTGAGATTCCTCCCCCTCCAAGATCTTTGAAGAGAGTTTTATTGATTTGTCTGCGCTGTATAGACATGGATGTCGTTAAGCGACCAAAGATGGGTCAAATTATTCATATGCTTGAGACAGATGATTTCCCCTTTCGTTCT GAGCTACGTTCAGTTAGAGAAAAAGATCCTGTGCCTTCTCATGCAGATGTTTCCATTAAAGTTCCTTATCCACCAACAAAGCATGCAGAAACCGTAGAAAAATCAAGATGGAGATAA
- the LOC100780824 gene encoding cyclase-associated protein 1 — MDEKLIQRLESAVLRLESLSSGLHPSASQSGGAHAPDAALDPSVVAFADLIDQYVGRVSGAAEVIGGQVLGVTKLVQEAFNVQKELLIKLKQTQKPNLAGLSEFLKPLNEVITKATKLTEGRRSDFFNHLKAAADSLSALAWIAYTGKDCGMSMPIAHVEESWQMAEFYSNKVLVEYRNKDPNHVEWAKALKELYLPGLRDYVKSFHPLGPVWSPTGKIIAPSKASAPAAPPPPPASLFSSESSQASSSKPKEGMSAVFQQISSGNVTSGLKKVTNDMKTKNRTDRTGVVGAIEKETPASSRVFSKAGPPKFELQMGRKWVVENQIEKKDLVIEDCDSKQSVYIYGCKNSVLQILGKVNNITIDKCTKIGVVFKDVVAACEIVNSNGVEVQCQGAAPTISVDNTSGCQLYLSKDSLEASISTAKSSEINVLVPGADPDGDWVEHSLPQQYIHLFKNEHFETTPAAHSGG, encoded by the exons ATGGACGAGAAGCTCATACAGCGGTTAGAATCGGCGGTGTTGCGCTTGGAGTCGCTATCCTCTGGACTCCACCCCTCCGCTTCACAATCCGGCGGCGCCCACGCTCCCGATGCGGCGCTCGATCCCTCCGTCGTCGCCTTCGCCGATCTGATCGACCAGTACGTCGGTAGGGTTTCCGGCGCTGCAGAGGTTATCGGCGGACAGGTCTTGGGTGTCACCAAACTGGTGCAGGAAGCTTTCAATGTTCAGAAAGAGCTTTTGATTAAGCTCAAACAGACTCAG AAGCCTAACCTCGCTGGGTTGTCTGAATTTCTGAAACCATTGAATGAAGTGATCACAAAAGCTACCAAATTGACAGAAGGAAGGAgatctgatttttttaatcacttaaAGGCTGCTGCTGACAGTCTCTCAGCTCTAGCATGGATTGCATATACAGGGAAGGATTGTG GTATGAGCATGCCAATTGCGCATGTGGAAGAAAGTTGGCAAATGGCTGAGTTTTACAGCAACAAG GTGCTTGTGGAGTACAGAAACAAAGACCCAAATCATGTTGAGTGGGCCAAAGCTCTCAAAGAGTTGTATCTCCCTGGATTGAGAGATTATGTCAAGAGCTTTCATCCTTTAGGCCCTGTTTGGAGTCCAACAGGAAAAATAATTGCTCCATCAAAAGCTTCTGCTCCTGCTGCCCCTCCCCCTCCACCTGCTTCTCTCTTTAGTTCTGAATCATCTCAGGCTTCATCTTCTAAGCCTAAAGAGGGGATGTCTGCTGTTTTTCAACAAATCAGTTCAGGAAACGTCACTTCAG GTTTGAAAAAGGTTACGAATGATATGAAGACTAAGAATCGCACCGATAGAACTGGAGTTGTTGGGGCTATTGAAAAAGAAACTCCTGCAAGTTCACGTGTGTTTTCTAAAGCTGGACCTCCAAAATTTGAACTTCAAATGGGCCGCAA ATGGGTTGTTGAGAATCAAATTGAGAAGAAAGACTTGGTCATTGAAGATTGTGATTCAAAGCAGTCTGTATATATTTATGGATGCAAAAACTCTGTTTTGCAAATTCTAG GCAAGGTCAACAATATAACAATTGACAAATGCACAAAGATTGGAGTTGTATTTAAG GATGTTGTTGCAGCATGTGAGATTGTAAACAGTAACGGGGTTGAGGTTCAATGCCAG GGTGCAGCTCCTACAATTTCAGTGGACAACACTTCTGGCTGCCAGCTATATCTGAGTAAAGACTCTTTAGAAGCATCCATAAGTACAGCAAAGTCAAGCGAGATCAATGTATTGGTTCCTGGTGCTGATCCTGATGGTGATTGG GTGGAGCATTCTTTGCCACAACAATACATTCATTTGTTCAAGAATGAGCACTTTGAAACAACTCCTGCTGCTCATTCTGGAGGTTAA